From Nonlabens sp. Ci31, the proteins below share one genomic window:
- a CDS encoding GIY-YIG nuclease family protein gives MKYFVYVIRSDVDGRLYKGLSKDVNQRLVWHNQGKTRSTKGYRPWKLIYTEELLSLEDAREREKYFKSGQGREELKILIRLRSSAE, from the coding sequence ATGAAATATTTTGTTTATGTGATACGTAGTGATGTGGACGGCAGACTTTACAAAGGATTAAGTAAAGATGTGAATCAAAGATTGGTATGGCATAATCAAGGAAAAACAAGATCAACGAAAGGTTACAGACCATGGAAATTAATTTACACAGAAGAACTTCTATCTCTAGAAGATGCGAGAGAAAGAGAAAAATATTTTAAGTCAGGACAAGGAAGAGAAGAATTGAAAATATTAATACGGCTACGTAGCTCAGCTGAATAG
- a CDS encoding GIY-YIG nuclease family protein: MKYFVYVIRSDVDGRLYKGLSKDVNQRLVWHNQGKTRSTKGYRPWKLIYTEELLSLEDAREREKYFKSGQGREELKILIRLRSSAEYLPAGRQGAL; encoded by the coding sequence ATGAAATATTTTGTTTATGTGATACGTAGTGATGTGGACGGCAGACTTTACAAAGGATTAAGTAAAGATGTAAATCAAAGATTGGTATGGCATAATCAAGGAAAAACAAGATCAACGAAAGGTTACAGACCATGGAAATTAATTTACACAGAAGAACTTCTATCTCTAGAAGATGCGAGAGAAAGAGAAAAATATTTTAAGTCGGGACAAGGAAGAGAAGAATTGAAAATATTAATACGGCTACGCAGCTCAGCTGAATACCTGCCTGCCGGCAGGCAGGGAGCACTTTAA
- a CDS encoding glycosyltransferase family 9 protein gives MKVPKKIDKFRRVLFRSITRQIGSNAKKQDLRNIEPDKIKKVLIIRPNHRLGNLLLTTPLVQEITTTFPNAHIDFLAKGMLAPIVFKNYKKVTNFILLHKRPFDNILSYLSIWLKMPFKKYDLVINTVKCSSSGKLLTKITPATYKIYEYEDDENTKSQTIHHAKEAVIAMRTALYGSDLEKVTKEVPMLAIKCSDEELQKGKDILASLMGKTENIIAIFTFATGDKCYSKEWWSTFYQHLLVAFPDHQIVEILPYENVSQIDFKATSFYSKDIREMASVMAACNIFIGADSGIMHLACASGVPTLGLFSGRMEQFRPYGKNNNAVDISSTGIAYWTEEIKGILNPSPKAIDQEH, from the coding sequence ATGAAGGTTCCCAAGAAGATAGATAAATTTAGAAGAGTCCTATTTCGATCGATTACTCGGCAAATAGGCAGCAACGCAAAGAAACAAGATCTCCGTAACATAGAACCGGATAAGATCAAAAAGGTATTGATCATACGTCCCAACCATAGATTGGGAAACCTCTTACTGACCACTCCACTTGTTCAAGAAATTACGACCACATTTCCTAATGCTCATATCGACTTTTTAGCTAAAGGAATGCTAGCTCCTATTGTTTTTAAAAACTATAAAAAGGTAACTAACTTTATACTTCTTCACAAAAGACCATTTGACAACATTTTAAGCTATTTATCCATATGGTTAAAAATGCCCTTTAAGAAATATGACTTGGTCATCAATACAGTTAAATGCTCTTCATCAGGTAAACTACTTACTAAAATTACTCCTGCTACTTATAAGATTTATGAATATGAAGATGATGAAAACACAAAATCCCAAACTATTCATCATGCAAAAGAAGCTGTAATCGCCATGCGTACTGCTCTATATGGATCGGACCTTGAAAAGGTAACTAAAGAGGTGCCCATGTTAGCTATTAAATGCAGTGACGAAGAGCTACAGAAGGGCAAAGATATTTTAGCTTCTTTAATGGGTAAAACTGAAAATATTATTGCCATTTTCACTTTTGCTACGGGCGATAAGTGTTATTCTAAAGAATGGTGGTCTACATTTTACCAGCATTTATTAGTGGCATTTCCTGACCATCAAATTGTAGAAATTTTACCTTATGAGAATGTTTCTCAAATTGATTTTAAAGCGACTTCTTTTTATAGCAAAGATATAAGAGAGATGGCTTCAGTGATGGCGGCTTGTAATATTTTTATTGGAGCAGACAGCGGTATCATGCATCTTGCTTGTGCCTCAGGCGTACCTACTTTAGGATTATTTAGTGGCCGAATGGAACAATTTCGTCCTTACGGAAAAAACAATAATGCCGTAGATATTTCCTCAACAGGTATAGCGTATTGGACAGAAGAAATTAAAGGCATTCTAAATCCATCTCCAAAAGCAATAGATCAAGAGCACTAG